TCGAGCTGCGCCACGGCCGAGTTGACCTGCGAGATGCCGCTGAGCTGCTCATTCGACGCGCTGTGGATCTCGCCGATCAGCGTGTTGACCCGGCGCACCAGCTCCAGCGACTCGGCCATGGTCTTTTGCGCAGCATCGGTCTTTTCATGGCCTTCAGTGACCTTGGTGGCCGAGTCATCGATGAGCTGGCGGATCTCCTTGGCGGCCGAGAGCGTGCGGTGCGACAGGCTGCGCACCTCTGAGGCCACCACCGCAAAGCCACGCCCCTGGTCGCCAGCGCGGGCCGCCTCCACCGCTGCGTTCAGCGCGAGGATGTTTGTCTGGAAGGCAATGGAGTCGATCAGCTGCGTGATCTCGCTGATGCGGCCGGACGCGGCCTGGATCTGCTTCATGGTGTCGGCCACACTGTCCACCGCGCTGCTGCTGCGCTCAGCGACCTGGGTGGCCTGCGTGGCCAGCACCGAGGCCTGGCGCGCGGATTCTGCGGTCTGCTTGACGGTGCCGGTGATCTCTTCCATCGACGCGGCGGTCTGCTGCAGGTTGCTGGCCTGCGCCTCGGTGCGCGACGACAGGTCCTGGTTGCCCTGGGCGATCTCCCGGGTGGAGACCTGCATGTGCTCGCTCTCCTGCCGCGCGTCGCGCACGATGGACAGCAGGTTCACGTTGAGCTGCGCCAGCGCCTTTTGCAGCTGGCCCACGGTGTCGCTGCGCGTGGCCGATATCTTCTGGGTAAGGTCACCCGCCGCCATGCGGTTGGCCCACAACAGCATTTGCGACAACGGTGCCACCGTGACCTGGTGCAGGTAGACCGCCATGCCCAGCGCCAACACCACAACCCCGAGCCACGCCGCCCCCGAGGCCAGCGACAGCGTGTGCCCGCCCAGCAAGGCCGCGCACCACGAAGCCACCACCAGCAGCAGGGTGCACGCCATCATCTTGCCCATGGGCCCCAGTGCCAGGGCACGGCCCACGCGGCCCCAAAGCGTGTCTTTGACCAGCTGACCAGCCGACAGCCGGTGCACCAGCGTGCCGGCTTGTTTTTCGGCCTGCATCTGCTTGTACAGCGCATCCGCCGCCTGGATCTGCTCGCGCGTCGCTTCGGTGCGTACCGACATGTAGCCGGTGGGCTGGTCGCCCTGCATAAGCGGAGTGACGTTGGCCATCACCCAGTAAAACGTGCCGTCCTTGCGCCGGTTCTTGACGGGGGCCGACCAGGGGATGCCCTTGGCAATGGTCTCCCACATGTCGCGGTAGGCCTCCTCGGGCATGTCGGGGTGTCGCACGATGTTGTGGGGCTGGCCCAGCAACTCTTCCTTTTCGTAGCCGCTGACCTCGATGAACATCGGGTTGCAGTACAGGATGCGGCCCTTGAGGTCCGTGGTGGACACCAGGGTCTGGCCCTTGGGAAACGCATATTCGTGCTGGCTGACCGGCAGATTGACGCGCATAGGAACCTCTTCGGGAGGACTGGTTGCCCTGTTCTGGAGAGCAACGCAACAGTGGAAGATGCCGATTTCATCGTACGCGCAATCGGCGTGATTTGAAACAAGTTGTTGGTGCCGCCGCACACCATCTCCAACTTGGTGCAAAACGCCAACACAGCACGCGATGCCGCGC
Above is a window of Acidovorax sp. KKS102 DNA encoding:
- a CDS encoding methyl-accepting chemotaxis protein; this encodes MRVNLPVSQHEYAFPKGQTLVSTTDLKGRILYCNPMFIEVSGYEKEELLGQPHNIVRHPDMPEEAYRDMWETIAKGIPWSAPVKNRRKDGTFYWVMANVTPLMQGDQPTGYMSVRTEATREQIQAADALYKQMQAEKQAGTLVHRLSAGQLVKDTLWGRVGRALALGPMGKMMACTLLLVVASWCAALLGGHTLSLASGAAWLGVVVLALGMAVYLHQVTVAPLSQMLLWANRMAAGDLTQKISATRSDTVGQLQKALAQLNVNLLSIVRDARQESEHMQVSTREIAQGNQDLSSRTEAQASNLQQTAASMEEITGTVKQTAESARQASVLATQATQVAERSSSAVDSVADTMKQIQAASGRISEITQLIDSIAFQTNILALNAAVEAARAGDQGRGFAVVASEVRSLSHRTLSAAKEIRQLIDDSATKVTEGHEKTDAAQKTMAESLELVRRVNTLIGEIHSASNEQLSGISQVNSAVAQLDTITQQNAALVEENAASAMQLNGQAQTMTETVQVFRIDASAPTQSRDAVALRKEMKASSSSRALAAA